In Gadus macrocephalus chromosome 11, ASM3116895v1, a single genomic region encodes these proteins:
- the ydjc gene encoding carbohydrate deacetylase has product MPEARVKLVVTGDDFGYCARRNRGIVEVFRAGGLSAVSLLVNGAGAKDAAELAKRYAIPIGLHANLSEGVPVCAALRGSASLLDGRGLLRGKAGFREALRAGLLLMEEVELELRSQVLLFAELLGHLPGHMDGHQHVHVLPGVREVFARVLADFGVLYTRVPVERGWRSCPWLPPHLHLFYAQVEQDALEAAPVFSRHGIRWPDVYLGLTTMGQNMSISNVRRALRLALEPPPCSPCPAPRVLTAELMAHPGYPSRPAEGGCGAGPDEFSRSADRRREMETLSDPALLELYAQEGVQLCAFKDL; this is encoded by the exons ATGCCTGAAGCCCGAGTGAAGCTCGTTGTGACCGGGGACGACTTCGGCTACTGCGCGAGGCGGAACCGCGGCATTGTGGAGGTGTTCCGGGCGGGCGGTCTATCCGCCGTGTCGCTCCTGGTCAACGGCGCCGGGGCGAAGGACGCGGCCGAGCTGGCCAAACG GTATGCCATCCCGATCGGTCTCCATGCCAACCTGTCTGAGGGCGTGCCCGTGTGCGCGGCGCTGCGTGGCTCCGCCTCCCTGCTGGATGGGAGGGGCCTCCTGAGGGGAAAGGCGGGCTTCAGGGAGGCTCTGAGGGCGGGGCTTCTGCTCATGGAGGAG gtggagctggagctgcgGTCTCAGGTGCTGTTGTTCGCAGAGCTGTTGGGTCACCTCCCCGGTCACATGGACGGGCACCAGCATGTTCACGTACTGCCTG gtgtgcggGAGGTGTTTGCCCGGGTGCTGGCAGACTTCGGGGTACTCTACACCCGCGTTCCGGTAGAGCGGGGTTGGAGGAGCTGCCCCTGGctgcccccccacctccacctcttctacgcccaggtggagcaggacgcGCTGGAGGCAGCCCCCGTCTTCTCCCGCCACGGCATCAG GTGGCCTGACGTCTACCTGGGCCTGACCACCATGGGCCAGAACATGTCCATCTCCAACGTGAGGAGAGCTCTGCGCCTGGCCTTGgagccccccccctgctccccctgccCCGCGCCCCGCGTCCTGACTGCCGAGCTGATGGCCCACCCGGGGTACCCCAGCCGGCCAGCCGAGGGGGGGTGCGGTGCGGGGCCGGACGAGTTCTCCCGCTCGGCGGACCGTCGGCGGGAGATGGAGACCCTCTCAGACCCCGCGCTGCTGGAGCTCTACGCCCAGGAGGGGGTCCAGCTCTGTGCCTTCAAGGACCTCTGA